In a genomic window of Rhinoraja longicauda isolate Sanriku21f chromosome 23, sRhiLon1.1, whole genome shotgun sequence:
- the LOC144605024 gene encoding ATP-dependent DNA helicase Pif1-like: protein MEDAERTKLPGAIRDLFVVLLMNDEVNNPRQLWDRFKNSMSENFLEKESTLSSHQNIMIDKRHHDQALLYIQDKLANYNKTLGYFHLPKPRNGRMNIVDNPELLHELQYSVPEQQQFVAEKEPMLNAEQRVVYDHVCGCLDRNVPSMIFIDSPAGTGKTFLTNLILSKVRGKGDVAFAVASSGIAATLMPGGRTAHSRFKIPIEVSENTMCNIEKNSYTAQLIRQVRLIVWDECPMIRRESFEAVDRTLRDICAKDEPFGGIITVCCGDFRQLLPVVKRGNDADIVNSCIKKSYLWRTFTMFNLKRNMRLGDGEDDYSQFLLNVGEDRILKNEDDEIEIPQDMVLAGRSLEDCMDFIYSTFDNPAELFSNNCILVPLNDIMRSINSRCIRCFPGIMKTYLSFNAVTEGTNATHFPTEFLDSMEISGLPPHKLELKKGSPIILMRNLAPPRLCNGTRMIVEQLHNNLIVAKITIGAFRNEIVMIPRIPLTLTEGEDIPFQRRQFPVQTCFAMTIHRAQGQTMEKVLIYLEKPVFQHGQLYVALSRGKARENVKVFLKDRISTKNVVIRSVLR from the coding sequence atggaagatgctgagaggacaaagctccctggtgcaataagagatttatttgtcgttttgctgatgaacgacgaggtcaacaatcctcgacaactatgggatcgcttcaaaaattccatgtctgagaatttccttgaaaaagaatcgacactaagcagtcatcaaaatatcatgattgataagaggcatcatgatcaagctctgttgtatattcaagacaagcttgcgaattataacaagaccctgggatactttcatttgcccaaaccaagaaatggaaggatgaacattgttgacaatccagaattgctgcatgagttgcagtatagtgtgcctgaacaacagcagtttgttgcagagaaggagccgatgctgaatgctgagcaaagagtcgtgtatgaccatgtgtgcggctgcttggataggaatgttccttcaatgattttcattgattccccagcaggaacgggaaagacatttctaacaaatttgatcctctccaaagttagaggtaaaggtgatgttgcttttgctgtagcatcctctgggatagctgctacattgatgcctggtggaagaactgcacattctcgcttcaagatacccatcgaagtgagcgagaatacaatgtgcaacattgagaagaattcctacacggcacagttgatcaggcaagtgagactgattgtttgggatgagtgtccgatgattaggagggagagcttcgaagccgtggatagaactcttcgggatatatgcgccaaggatgagccttttggcggtattattaccgtttgttgtggtgattttagacaactccttcctgttgtgaaaaggggaaacgatgctgatattgtaaattcatgcatcaagaaatcctacttgtggaggactttcaccatgttcaacttgaagaggaatatgcgattgggagatggagaagacgactattctcaatttttgctgaatgttggagaagacaggattttgaaaaatgaagacgatgagattgaaatcccacaagacatggttctagctggaagatcactggaggattgcatggattttatatattccaccttcgacaatcctgccgaattattctctaacaattgtatcttggttccgctgaatgacattatgaggagcatcaattctagatgtatcagatgcttcccagggatcatgaagacatacctttcgttcaatgctgtgactgaggggactaatgctactcacttcccaacagaattcctcgattcaatggagatctctggattaccaccgcacaaattggagttgaaaaagggatctccgatcattttaatgaggaatttggcaccaccaagactatgcaacggaacgaggatgattgtggaacagctacacaataatttgatcgttgcaaaaatcaccattggagccttcagaaatgaaattgtgatgattcctaggataccgcttactttgacagaaggcgaagacattccctttcagcggagacaattccccgttcagacgtgttttgctatgacaatccacagagcacaaggacagaccatggaaaaagtgttgatatacctggagaaaccggtatttcagcatggtcaattgtatgtggctcttagccgaggaaaggctagggaaaatgtcaaagttttcctgaaggataggatatcaacgaagaatgttgtcattagaagcgtgcttcgctga